DNA from Triplophysa rosa linkage group LG12, Trosa_1v2, whole genome shotgun sequence:
AAGAACCATGAAGAGACACTTTAGTTATGAAGCAGCTGATGAGCCAGAGTCCAGTGCCCTAAAAAAAATGGAAGTTTCATTCTTCAATGTTGTGGTGGATTGTGCTATCCAAACACTGGAAGACCGTTTCAGCTCCATGGGTAAGGTGAGGGACAACTTTGGAGTGTTAAATAACTTTCAAAATCTTGATACCCAGACAATAAGGTATCAATGTGAGCAGCTTGGAAGAACACTGAGCACTGGAAATGAGTCTGATCTTGATTGGAAAGACCTTGTCATGGAATTAGAAAGCCTCCCAACTCTCCCTAAAGACAAAATGACAGCACTGGAACTACTTGCATTCCTGCATGATAAAGATATATGTGAGTTGTACCCAAATCTTTGGGTAGCTCTAAGCATTTCATGTACTCTCCCAGTGACAGTGGCATCAGCGGAGCGAAGTTTCTCAAAACTTAAGCTAATAAAAACCTACCTAAGATCCTCAATGCCACAAGAACGTTTAAATGCACTTGCCATTATTAGCATCAATCATGAGGTTGGCAGCCAGCTATCCTATGATGATGTAATAAATTACTTTGCAAGCAAAAAAACAAGACGGGCAAGGATTTATGGCTTGGCATCAGTAGGAGATGCCTTGATGGCAAAATTCACTTTACTCGTTTACAGGTTAATTTGCACTATTGTGAGATGTTGTTTTGTAAAGgtacttaatatttttttgttaatctGTAATTGGAATGCTGGTGTCCttagaattttattttaaagattcatttattaattcacaaatacagtaaaaacttaCTGTAGTGCATGTTATTACTTTTGATGTTCTGCTTGTAAGCTCTTTCTTTTGAATAAACTGATTGCACACTTTAAGCTTTCTAAGTTATGTTGTATGTATTTGCAAatcagaatttacatttatgcatttggtagatgcttttatttaaagctaCTTACATTAATTGAATTGTACTATACATTCtgtgtatgtgcaatccctgggatcgaacccatgatctcAGCATTGCTAgaaccatgctctaaccactgagctacaggaaagctgtaaaGGGATTATATTGTGTTGTTAATTTGACATTGTCAGATTGTCAGTGTGATATCTGTAAGGTTAGTATGTTGTGTACATTAGATGATGGGGGGCTTCATTTTGAAATCAGTTTAGGGCCCCCAAAATGCTAGGGCCAGCCCCGATACAGAGAACGGCTACAGGTGAAAGAGTGATGAGGTAATGAGGGACCTGTCAAGCTGTCAAAACAACGCGcatgtgctcaacagaacaaaacacacacctacacaaGACAACAAAGCCCCGAAGTGATCGGGATAGTGAAAGTTACAGGACATTTGTTTCAGTACTGACAATGTTACATTCATTCTTGTTTTGAATAAATGCATTGTTATTTTGTTCCCAATTTAAAAGGAGGCACATACTGCAAAAGAAGACTGTTTTTAACACTTGTATGCATTTTACCCATTAAAAGGgctggttcacccaaaaatgacaattctgtcatcaattactcaccttctgtttgttccaaacctgtatgaatttcttggTTCGTTTTTGTGGCTGTAAAAATTACACATAGCaacatttgcatttgatttgacggtttattataataaatatcaaaaatctaaaaggtgtgcttcatagctgatacacacatgaacacagtacagtcAGTTTTGTGGCTGTACGTCATtgcctttaaatgctattgagctttaaaaatggtatttttgtgtatgagtccatacagtagtgaaacacaggaatatttacatataatttgacggtttattataataaatatcaaaaatctaaatggtGTGCTTTATAGctgatacaaacatgaacacagtacagtaagttttgtggctgtaagtcattccctttaaatgctattgagctttaaaaatggtatttttgtgtatgagtccatacagtagtgaaacacataggaatatttacatataatttgacggtttattataataaatatcaaaaatctaaatgtgtgctttatagctgatacaaacatgaacacagtacagtaagttttgtggctgtaagtcattccctttaaatgctattgagcttttaaaaaaatattttaatgtgtatgtacctttagagacggtccctaaattcacgaatatcgaacgtccaatgtcaaaccaactttatgccagtacgaaacttctgtcataacgttggacagctacctcctggcattgGATGGGGAGACCCCTTGGAGCTCCCGCCCCCGGGCGGTCGAGCCCAAGACGAGGCGACGCAGAGATGACGGCCATGCTTGCCCGGGCGGCTGCGAGCGTCGGGTTGTAGTGGCCCCGCCTGACCTGGATGTGCACGAGGAGCTCACAAAGACGTGGAATATGCCATTTCGCGACGCGTTCCCATCTGACGTgctcaggagctgttacttccctggacggtggggcagctaagggatatgtcgacgtcccccaggtggaatgtgcagCCGCGGTGCACCACGAACGCTGCTACTTGGAGGggtcgaccaaggctcccttccatgGCATGTAAACTCTTTGACACTCGTGTCAAAGACTTATGATGCTGTGGGTTAACTGCCTccgccctccacgctatggcagTCCATCAGGCTCATAATGCTATGGCGACCCATCGGGTCATAAGTCAAAGCGTTAAGATCTGGTTGATGGGAAGACCGACCCAGCTGCGTACCTCCACCGGCCTCGCGCCTCGGCGACGAAGGTCATGGTGGATGCCCTGGGCGGACGACGTACACAATAGTGGTCCAAGAGAGACATCTGTGGCGCAACCTTGTGTAGTGACGCTGAGATGCGCCCATCTCGCAAGCggggctgtgtggtgacactATGGAGGTTCTccgtggtgaagaagcagactgctCCGCTGTGACCTGGCCACCTATCGGTCGTCGAGGTCCCGAGCACAGCCTGCCCCCCAGNNNNNNNNNNNNNNNNNNNNNNNNNNNNNNNNNNNNNNNNNNNNNNNNNNNNNNNNNNNNNNNNNNNNNNNNNNNNNNNNNNNNNNCCGCCCCCcccccagcccccccccccccccccccgtggtTGGCCGGCGGTAACACTAGCCttttcgggtgaattccaatcgcataatgtgccccacgcacttagaagggcagatcctttgaagtgcaagttctggagggagatgaacagctgttttcgtaaatatagctgtttaaatcatacataatgaatgcagtaataaaaacaacacagttacTCGCGTGTATTCCGTTAAGGTGTGCGGTCGTCGGGTGTGGCGGATCCCAGGTGGTACTTTACAATTTGTTACAGCAACCTGTTCGGGGCAGTTTTTGCATGACACTGTGTTTTTTGAGCCCTCTGAATTGGGTTTACCAGCTGGATTGCTGGCTTCGCCGTCATTGGTGCGGGTCAGTAGAGGCACTGTTTTGGTGCCAGTGGTGAATGTGGGTACCACTCATATTGTGTTGTATCCACGTACACGGCTAGGAACCTTAACTAGTGTACATGTTGTCAGTCTACCATCAGGGGTTACAGAGGTTAAAACTGTGGCTGCTACTGTTAATATACAGGTCTCTCACAAGGCATTTTCAGTTGCAGAACAGGTAAAGGCTATAGATTTGTCTCAGCTATTGCCGGATGAACAAGAGCAGGCTAGGGCTTTACTGGGTCGGTACCAGTTAGTGTTTTCGGCACATGAAGGGGATTTGGGATGTACCAGTTTGATCTCACACAACATACCATTGTTGGATGATATTCCTGTTATACAGCGGTATCGTCGTATCCCCCCGTCGGAATACGAGGTAGTCAAGGCCCATATCAATACCTTGTTGGAGGCTAAGGTTATACGGGAAAGTTGTAGCCCCTTTGCATCCCCCATGGTCCTCGTTAAGAAGAAGGATGGTAGTCTACGCATGTGTGTAGACTATCGTCAACTGAATGCGAAGACTAGGAAGGATGCGTTTCCCCTCCCTTGTATAAAGGAGTCCTTGGATTCACTGACAGGGGCCCGCTTTTCCACTTTGGATTTAGCTAGAGGGTACATTCAAGTCCCTGTCAGTGAACAAGATCGATCAAAAACTGCTTCTTGCACGCCATTCGGTTTGTTCAAGTGGAACCGTATGCCATTTGGTCTTTGTAATGCACCAAGCCAAGCACGTTCCAGCGGCTAATGCAGCGTCTGTTCGGTGAACAGCAGGGCAGTCATTGTTGTAGTACCTGGATGATATAGCAATCTTTTCATCTTCGGTTGAACAGCATTTGCAGCATCTGGAACTTGTTTTAAGTAGGTTACAATGCGAAGGACTTAAGGCCAATTTGGGAAAGTGTGACTTCTTTCGGTCCAAAGTGTCATATTTGGGACATGTGATTTCAGCTGAGGGGGTTTCCACTGAACCAGGAAAGATAGAGGCAGTTGCCCAAAGGCCTCAGCCCACCACTGTATCTGCGTTGCGTGGCTTAGCAAGCTATTACCGCCAGTTTGTAGAGGGGTTTTCCaagtttgcaacgcctctgcaTCGGCTGGTTGCACAATTTAGAGGTATAAAGGCGAGGCAGCGAGAGGAGCTAAGTTTTTTGAGTTGTTGGACTGCAGAATGTCAGGAGAGCTTCGAGGCTCTGAAGGGTAAGCTCACTACTGCTTACGTATGCAGACTTTAGCCTTCCCTTTATTCTGGAGGTAGATGCTAGTTTGGCTGGACTAGGAGCAGTACTCTCACAGAATCAGGCAGGGCAAGTGGCACATACAAGCCGCGGCCTGAGGCCCACAGAACGCAATATGACGAACTATAGTTCCATGAAATTGGCATTTTTTTGCGTTGAAATAGGCAATGGCAGATAAATTCAGAGAATGTCTGCTAGGCCAAAAATGTTTGGTGTACACTGACAACAACCCCCTCAGTCATTTGACCTCAGCTAAACTGGGGGCTACAAAACAACGTTGGGCAGCGCTGGCTtgatttgattttgaaattaaGTATCGGCCGGGGAGGTGTAATAAAAACGCAGATTCGTTATCTCGGCAAGGTACATTTAGGCCAGGGGAAGAGAATGGTCTGTTTCCAGGCACTGTTGTGCCTGTGGCAGTACAGCAGACTGTGGAAGCAGTATCTGCCCCCCTGGCCATTCAGGCAATGACTACTGTTTTGCCTGCCCACTCTGTTGCGGTATGAAACACTGTTgaatcacccctttaaaaagtATCTGGATACCATTTTACCTTCACCAAATAAGAAAGTATGGAGcaattttagtctcattaattattcacgcgtaaaacaagatacacacatgcataaacagtttcacatgaataaaacctaatttaggtgcacaaagtataaatatacatttacaaaaagcaattcacgtgcgtaaaacaaaactattttctcataaagtacgtttcgcaaacatacgactgtgcacaaatatttcgaaagtttaaaatgtacacgtttatcattgactgtgaatgtgcaaatcgtcactcacgtgtgaatcgccttggatgtgtgtgtgtgtgtttttttagactctcctggcagcgcaacccctcccacgtgggttgttgTACTCTTTAGCCactcagattcaaccttaccattcaaccaatcataaacacggagagcacaggactcaaggaaaacggctctgcgcaccttttgcgcagTTTGAATTACTGTGTTGCCAATTTAGTGATTTTTCAGCCCCCCTTAAGCGAGATATTTTCCAAAAGGTGGCTAGCTACAAATCTatgcgcccatacaaaacaatgtttccaagaactagtcatttattgtccttgtttgcccttgttcatttaaaacatggacatacaaacatgaacacatctcatgtatcaggcacagtttgttaatcagacggattttagcagttcagtggaagtgactgctggttgtgtagttttaagtggtcatgttcactcactatttcatactttttttctacaaaataagttaatgaaaacagatttattgcgtggctgtattatgttttaatacagcatcacagctcagagagtagagtaGCGAAGctgtacaaacgagcctttagtgctaacactagtgctccttgagttctgtgctctccacgattatgattggttgaatgggttaggttgaatctgattggctaaacaaGATGACAACTCAAGTGGGAAGGACAGCGCTGCCAAGAGAgtctcaaaatacacacacacaaatccaggGCGATTCACACaagtgagtgacgatttgcacattcacattcaatgataaacttgtacattttaaactttcgaaatatttgttgTACACAGTTGTACGTCTGTGAATTGTATTAAGCGTTTGTGAAATTTTATgagaatataattttattttaagcacgtgaattgttttttgtgaacgtacatatataatttgtgcacgtgaatcaggttttatgcatgtgaaacTGGCTACGCAAGTGTACATCGTGTTTTAAGTgagaataattaatgagactaaaatcgctccataaatgatgtttaattaacaaagttcgggaggagccggCTGGTCTActatcagcaatcaccgcatcTACACAATCAGCCCTAGCGAGCTCGCTTATAAATAGGGAAACCATCTTACCTGCTCTATCTCTTAAGATTAAGCATCAATGTTCAGTTCGACGCTATGTCCGAGACCCCCGTCATCGACGACTTATATGCCAACCGCAATCTTCCAGCGCCGCCGAGCACGTCCCATCATTCCAGCTCAGCCTCGGAATCATTAATCGATTCCCCGGCTTCATCACAGGGCCACCAGCTCCGCCGTTTTGCACCTCGGAAGGCTAAATCCACAGGTGGCACTTCATCACCTGGCCCAAAGAGACGTCCACCTCCTTCTCCGGCTTCTTCGTACACCTCTACTCACAACACGATCCCCGCCATCCAAAAATGGACTGTCCAGGGCCTACGACTGGCTCTGTCCAACGCGGACGTCCAATTCCACAAGCGGATGACCAAGGCGGAGCTTTACTGCCTCTACGCCTCTTCCCTGGTGGATACCACCTCATCGAAGTCCGCTCCGCAAAAGACCACTGACAAGCCGGGCACGGCTCGTGGTTCTCCTTATTCCCGGCCCGGGCAATCCACCTCCGCTGCTCGTCGTGGCCACCCGCTGGCAAGCCGGCACTGCAGGATTTCAGCGAGCGCGGGTACCACCACAGATTTCCCGGACGCCATGAACCCACCGGTCGAGGGCTTCCAGCAACTCGTCCCTCTCGCCGTAGCCCAGCTTCATCCTCCAGCCAACACCCCGCCAGCAGTCAACATTGCAGGTCGCCCACGAAACATTAGCTTACCAGCACCTGGAGCTCCGGTGCTTTCTCACCCATTCCCCGCCCCTGGCTCTTGGCCCACGGCGCCTCCGTCGACCACTAGCGCGAGGCTGCCTCAGCTAGCGATGCAGGCGCCGGTCCTCGGCCATTTCCCAGCCACCCTAGAAGCCGCTGCTAGCGCGAGCATGACTCCGCTAGCCGCTCAGGCGGCCGCCATCCCctcccttctctctcttccgCAGAACCAAACAGAACTTCTCATTGGCCACGGCGACAGCAATGCCAGTACCGATTAACGCACCAGCCTTGGAACCGCCCAGTTTCGGGGAACATCAGATCTCAAATCTAGACAGGTGCGGACACAGACCTTTATTTTATCCTCTCACCTTTATCACCCCCGTCAACCGAGCGGTAGATCACTTAGGGTGATCTATCGCTCACGTTTAAAAATCAGTCACCCAACCACACCTGCATGCTGTCTTTCCCCGAATTTAACGCACCAGCCTTGGAACCGCCTCCAGTTTCGGGGAACATCAGATCTCAGATCTAGACAGGTGCGGACACAGACCTTTATTTTCTCCTCTCACCTTTATCACCCCCGTCAACCGAGCGGTAGATCACTTACGGCGATCTATCGCTCACGTTTAAAAATCAGTCACCCAACCACACCCGCACGCTGTCTTTCCCCGAATTTACCGTCGCTTTTAACCGCTACATAGATGTGATCTGCACTGTGTTCCCTCATAGGAGACACGAGCTGGGCGATTACCTCGCCATCGTGGCAGAGCTCGCTCTCTCCTATGGGGGCGCGCATTTCTATACATATCACAAACTTTTTTCTGCCAAATGTGCCATTCGCGTGGCTCAGTGGAACCAGTGCCCCTACTCTGCGTGGTATGTTGCTCAGTAGCGCATTCCAGAATCGATTGTCCCCTAGTCACTCCCTCTCTTCCCCCACGCCCAGCTTCGCCTCCCAAATCCACTTCCTCTGTTCCGCGCCTGCCAAACCGCCCAGCTAACCAAACCCATGGGCAACCCAGCAATTTGGAGGCATGCAGGAACTTCAATGTAGGAAGATGCACCAGGCAGCGTTGTCGCTTCCTGCACGTGTGCTCGTTTTGCAGCGGTGCACACACGCTCGAATTGTATGCCCAATGTCTCAAGTTCAgaataaaaatcttaaaaattaCCTCTCGACTCCTGTGaatgtttcttgtttgtctttcGAGTTGTCTTCGCACCCCGACATTCAGTTGACCGACTATATTCTGACCGGTATCTCGAACGGCTGCGACCTTGGTGTTATCAGTCTACCATCACGCAGCTTAATATGCCCCAACCTCCAGTCTGCGCTCACCGAACCAGAGTCAGTCGATCTCCTCATAAAAAAGGAGATCAACGCTAAATTCATTATCGGCCCCTTCGACGCTCCCCCATTTACCGCATTTCGCATCAGCCCCATTGGCGTAGCGGCACGTAAATTCTCTGGAAAAAGCGCCTCATATTCGATCTCTCGTCACCGCACGGCTCTGCCTTTCCAAGCATCAACAGCCTCATTCCGATCGAGGAATTTTCCCTGCACTGATCATAACATTGATCAAGCcatcactttaataaaacatgccGGTCGTGGCGCTTGGCTAGCCAAAGTCGACATCACATCCGCGTTTAAAGTCATGCCCATCCACCCAGACTTCTGGCACCTTTTCGGCATCCGATGGCGCAATAAATTTTACTTTTCTGTCCGTCTCACTTTAGGCTGCAGAAGCAGCCCAAACATTTTTGACATGTTGTCAGAGGCAATTTGCTGGATTCTCTCTAACAATTATGCAATTCCCTACCTCATCCACCTACTAGACGATTTTTTAATGATCTTGTCTCCCGACTCGTTTCCGGCTGCGCATCTAGCAAAAGTCCAGCAGGTTTTCGAAAATCTCGGCGTTCCCCTCGCCCCAGACAAAACTTCAGGACCGAGCACGTCCATCGAATTTCTCGGAATTAAATTAGACTCGCTTAAATTCCAGGCTTCTCTGGCAAAAGAGAAAATCGACAGAACGATCGTGATCGCTTCCGCCCTATTAGCTAATCCCCGCTGCTCCAAACGCAAGCTCGTGTCTGTTCTCGGCCATCTGAATTTCGTGATGAGAATAATCCCTTAAGGCCGCCCGTTCGTTTCACACCTCCTTTCTCTCGTGTCCTCCGCACACACTCTAGAGGACACGTTATCCATATCCAGCCCCTGCCTTGACGAGCTGAGCTTATGGATAAAATTCCTCAGACAATGGAACGGCTTGTCATTTTTCTACAGTGACATGGCCTCCTCCCCCGCCGATATTCACCTGTTCACCGACGCCGCCCCTTCCGTCGGTTTTGGAGGCTTTCACCAAGGCCGTTGTTTTGCATCCACTTGGCCCCCCCAGCTCCTAGAGATTCCGCAGGCTTTAGCATCTTCAGCACTTTTCGAGCTGTATCCACTGGTCGTCGCAGCATCCCTATGGGGAAAAGAGTGGTCGGCTTCCAGTATAATCGTACATTGTGATAACGAAGCAACTGTTCATTGTATTAACAAAGGCCGCTCCCACTCCCCTGCTTTAATGCCGTTCCTCAGACGCCTCATCTGGATCTCAGCCTGTGACCAGTTCATTCTAACTGCCAAACACATTCCTGGATCAAAAAATCAGATTGCTGACGCCCTTTCTCGTTTTGCCCTCCAGTAGTTCAGGCTGCTGGCGCCCGAAGCAGATCCCTTGCCAACACCGGTACCTCCCTATTCGGAGCTGATATTCCGGTAAACTACCCCCTAAAAACCCTCATCGATGCCTCTCTAAACTCCATCACCCAAGCCGTCTCCCTTAGGACCCTCCAATCTTATCTCATGGCATGGAAAAGCTTCAAGTCTTTTCACCAGGCGTTCAACATCCCCTTTCCCGATTTTTCTGTCCTCACCATCACCTCGTACATCTCCTTCCTAAACTCTTCAAAGAACCTCCAAGCCAGCTCAATTAAAGGTTACATGAGTGGAGTCCAGTTCTTCCACAAGCTCATATTCAACTCTCCATCTGCAGCCATAGCCAGCTCCCAAACATCTATGCTCATCAAGGGCATTCAAAGAACCCAGCCCGCTCACCCAGACGCCAGGCAACCTATAACCCTGGATATACTGACNGTGTGCTCTGGGCTCAAaccggttccgagctcggcgcactcacCCTGCCCAAGGTGTAGAGTGTTTCGGGCTCGGATAGAtctggcgagctcggagcccgcttcccggacagcacgccaaatacgcataacctTATAACCAAGCTCTATCATTATTAGCCCTATCAACATCACTGTTATCTGCGCAGGTAAACTCgtgaaatgatgtttaattaacaaagttcgggaggagccggagcatataatcagcaCGGCTGGTCTActatcagcaatcaccgcatcTACACAATCAGCCCTAGTGAGCTCGCTTATAAATAGGGAAACCATCTTACCTGCTCTATCTCTTAAGATtaagcatccctcctccaccccggcTCCTCTTCCTAACTCATTATCCCCGGGGGGTGTGCTCTGGGCTCAAaccggttccgagctcggcgcactcacCCTGCCCAAGGTGTAGAGTGTTTCGGGCTCGGATAGAtctggcgagctcggagcccgcttcccggacagcacgccaaatacgcataacctTATAACCAAGCTCTATCATTATTAGCCCTATCAACATCACTGTTATCTGCGCAGGTAAACTCgtgaaatgatgtttaattaacaaagttcgggaggagccggagcatataatcagcaCGGCTGGTCTActatcagcaatcaccgcatcTACACAATCAGCCCTAGTGAGCTCGCTTATAAATAGGGAAACCATCTTACCTGCTCTATCTCTTAAGATtaagcatccctcctccaccccggcTCCTCTTCCTAACTCATTATCCCCGGGGGGTGTGCTCTGGGCTCAAaccggttccgagctcggcgcactcacCCTGCCCAAGGTGTAGAGTGTTTCGGGCTCGGATAGAtctggcgagctcggagcccgcttcccggacagcacgccaaatacgcataacctTATAACCAAGCTCTATCATTATTAGCCCTATCAACATCACTGTTATCTGCGCAGGTAAACTCgtgaaatgatgtttaattaacaaagttcgggaggagccggagcatataatcagcaCGGCTGGTCTActatcagcaatcaccgcatcTACACAATCAGCCCTAGTGAGCTCGCTTATAAATAGGGAAACCATCTTACCTGCTCTATCTCTTAAGATtaagcatccctcctccaccccggcTCCTCTTCCTAACTCATTATCCCCGGGGGGTGTGCTCTGGGCTCAAaccggttccgagctcggcgcactcacCCTGCCCAAGGTGTAGAGTGTTTCGGGCTCGGATAGAtctggcgagctcggagcccgcttcccggacagcacgccaaatacgcataacctTATAACCAAGCTCTATCATTATTAGCCCTATCAACATCACTGTTATCTGCGCAGGTAAACTCgtgaaatgatgtttaattaacaaagttcgggaggagccggagcatataatcagcaCGGCTGGTCTActatcagcaatcaccgcatcTACACAATCAGCCCTAGTGAGCTCGCTTATAAATAGGGAAACCATCTTACCTGCTCTATCTCTTAAGATtaagcatccctcctccaccccggcTCCTCTTCCTAACTCATTATCCCCGGGGGGTGTGCTCTGGGCTCAAaccggttccgagctcggcgcactcacCCTGCCCAAGGTGTAGAGTGTTTCGGGCTCGGATAGAtctggcgagctcggagcccgcttcccggacagcacgccaaatacgcataacctTATAACCAAGCTCTATCATTATTAGCCCTATCAACATCACTGTTATCTGCGCAGGTAAACTCgtgaaatgatgtttaattaacaaagttcgggaggagccggagcatataatcagcaCGGCTGGTCTActatcagcaatcaccgcatcTACACAATCA
Protein-coding regions in this window:
- the LOC130562947 gene encoding uncharacterized protein LOC130562947; this encodes MQELQCRKMHQAALSLPARVLVLQRCTHARIVCPMSQVQNKNLKNYLSTPVNVSCLSFELSSHPDIQLTDYILTGISNGCDLGVISLPSRSLICPNLQSALTEPESVDLLIKKEINAKFIIGPFDAPPFTAFRISPIGVAARKFSGKSASYSISRHRTALPFQASTASFRSRNFPCTDHNIDQAITLIKHAGRGAWLAKVDITSAFKVMPIHPDFWHLFGIRWRNKFYFSVRLTLGCRSSPNIFDMLSEAICWILSNNYAIPYLIHLLDDFLMILSPDSFPAAHLAKVQQVFENLGVPLAPDKTSGPSTSIEFLGIKLDSLKFQASLAKEKIDRTIVIASALLANPRCSKRKLVSVLGHLNFVMRIIP